Proteins found in one Crassostrea angulata isolate pt1a10 chromosome 3, ASM2561291v2, whole genome shotgun sequence genomic segment:
- the LOC128178294 gene encoding integumentary mucin C.1-like, with protein MEVHAVSIRAAWAQWAVLLALTVPAVCKGQSQIEEPRQLRLNPLFIELMGLKVNAKRSADDPGTPHNMMALTTDRPSMYTSTVSQTDEINSAQTNAINSATTSPVPSTTIETTTTPQTTTTPQTTTTPQTTTTPQTTTTPQTTTTTTVTTGSHVTTTSEYTTTTTTTTTTTKPVTLSSRTTKTDTNSPTIPPKGDASSREDSEDDFDHELAIIFGSMLGAMLLVFFCYGVVRCYRQEKVEFNKTQQNFTG; from the exons ATGGAAGTCCATGCAGTGTCCATCCGGGCGGCCTGGGCCCAATGGGCTGTCCTATTAGCCCTGACGGTGCCCGCTGTCTGTAAG GGCCAGTCACAGATTGAAGAACCTCGTCAGCTCCGCCTGAACCCGCTTTTCATTGAACTGATGGGGTTAAAGGTCAATGCCAAAAGGTCGGCGGATGACCCAGGGACTCCACATAACATGATGGCACTGACAACAGACCGACCGTCAATGTATACATCTACTGTATCACAGACTGACGAAATCAACTCAGCACAGACTAACGCAATCAACTCAGCAACAACCAGTCCGGTGCCATCCACAACAATAGAAACAACAACCACGCCACAAACAACAACCACACCACAAACAACAACCACGCCACAAACAACAACCACGCCACAAACAACAACCACGCCACAAACAACAACTACAACAACAGTGACGACTGGCAGTCATGTGACAACAACATCTGAAtacacaacaacaacaacgacgacaacaacaACGACAAAACCAGTGACCCTCTCTAGTCGGACAACAAAGACGGACACAAACTCACCGACAATACCGCCGAAGGGTGACGCCTCCTCTAGAGAGGACTCCGAGGACGATTTCGACCATGAGTTGGCCATCATTTTTGGGTCCATGCTTGGGGCCATGCTGTTAGTGTTTTTCTGTTATGGAGTTGTTAGATGTTACAGACAGGAAAAAGTAGAATTCAACAAAACGCAGCAAAATTTTACTGGTTGA
- the LOC128178293 gene encoding uncharacterized protein LOC128178293: protein MRFYRFFTLLCVAAVCRVEGIANPTTESNPTTTTSTATTPTTPTKPTESTTTSQKTTTTIPTTTTTPTTTTTTPNTTTTTTPTTTTTTPNTTTTPTTTTTPTTTTTPNTTTTTPTTTTTTPTTTTTTPNTTTPNTTTTPTTTTTTPNTTTTTPTSTTTTPTTTTRTDSSSNSSTTITAVPLGSVQTQPSISTQGPTPSPTIQTSERSTTQQPSISGPTTQAPTSTSGPSSSTSVPVTPAASSSPNYDHELAIIFGVMFGLMVLAVFIFCVYRCYKNDQKQAYMEGGGDISIKMSKF from the exons ATGAGATTTTACAGGTTCTTCACCCTTCTCTGTGTTGCTGCAGTGTGTCGG gTAGAAGGAATAGCAAATCCAACAACTGAATCAaatccaacaacaacaacatctACAGCAACAACACCGACGACGCCGACGAAACCAACAGAATCCACTACTACATCACAgaagacaacaacaacaatacccacgacaacaacaacacccactacaacgacaacaacacccaatacaacaacaacaacaacacccactacaacaacaacaacacccaatacaacaacaacacccactacaacaacaacacccactacaacaacaacacccaatacaacaacaacaacacccactacaacgacaacaacacccactacaacaacaacaacacccaATACAACAACACCCAATACAACAACAACACCcactacaacaacaacaacacccaatacaacaacaacaacacccacttcaacaacaacaacaccgaCGACGACAACAAGAACAGACTCGTCATCAAACTCGTCGACTACAATAACTGCAGTTCCGTTAGGATCAGTTCAAACACAGCCTAGTATTTCCACCCAGGGACCAACACCCTCGCCTACTATCCAGACATCTGAACGCTCTACAACCCAACAGCCAAGTATTTCCGGACCCACCACACAGGCACCCACGTCAACTTCCGGACCCTCTTCTTCGACCTCTGTTCCGGTGACGCCGGCCGCCAGTTCCTCGCCTAACTACGACCACGAGTTGGCCATTATCTTCGGTGTGATGTTTGGACTGATGGTTCTGGCGGTGTTTATCTTCTGTGTGTACCGGTGTTACAAAAACGACCAAAAACAGGCCTACATGGAGGGAGGAGGAGACATTTCCATCAAAATGTCCAAGTTCTGA
- the LOC128178295 gene encoding glutaredoxin-like protein C5orf63 homolog — MRSLLRVNVLLSILPLRVTQSTAFGSRKLPVLTLYTKEDCSLCDKALEVLKPYNHQFELETVDISLPENKEWYKNYRYDIPVFHLNGQFLMKHRADLKVFHQRLADIENKSG; from the exons ATGAGGAGTTTGTTAAGGGTGAATGTATTGTTGTCAATCCTCCCGCTACGTGTTACGCAGTCCACGGCCTTTGGATCAAGGAAGTTGCCGGTACTGACACTGTATACGAAAGAGGACTGCAGTCTCTGTGATAAAGCGTTAGAGGTCCTCAAACCTTACAACCACCAG TTTGAGTTGGAGACAGTGGACATATCGCTACCAGAAAACAAGGAGTGGTATAAGAATTACAGATACGACATTCCCGTGTTCCACCTCAACGGCCAGTTCCTGATGAAGCACAGGGCGGATCTAAAGGTTTTCCACCAGAGATTGGCGgacattgaaaataaatccGGGTAG